A region of Sesamum indicum cultivar Zhongzhi No. 13 linkage group LG7, S_indicum_v1.0, whole genome shotgun sequence DNA encodes the following proteins:
- the LOC105166150 gene encoding glucan endo-1,3-beta-glucosidase 7, whose protein sequence is MAGLLYSSWFLSLLLFCFASLARSQSFIGVNYGQVADNLPPPAETVKLLQSTAIEKVRLYGSDPGIIKAFANTGIGIMIGASNGDIPGMASDPNFAKNWINAYVVPFYPASNIILINVGNEVMSYNDRNLMTQLLPAMQNLQNALDSADLGGKIKVSTVHSMAVLRQSDPPSSGSFDPSIGDLLKGLLEFNNATGSPFAINPYPYFAYRSDPRPETLAFCLFQPNSGRVDSGSKIKYTNMFDAQVDAIRSALDAMGFKGVEIVVAETGWPYKGDNDEVGPSIENAKAYNGNLIAHLRSMVGTPLMPGKSVDTYLFALYDEDQKPGPTSERSFGLFKPDLTMVYDVGLSKTGNQNTSSTPKASVKPAPKSKKDAWCVPKAGVSDAQLQENLDYACGQGIDCSAIQPGGACFEPMTVASHATYAMNLLYQTSGKNPWDCDFSQTATLTSTNPSYDKCSYPGGSS, encoded by the exons ATGGCGGGTTTACTGTACTCTTCAtggtttctctctcttttgctCTTCTGTTTCGCTTCACTCGCCC GTTCGCAGTCGTTTATTGGAGTGAATTACGGCCAGGTAGCCGACAATCTGCCGCCGCCGGCGGAGACGGTGAAGCTCCTGCAGTCCACTGCAATCGAGAAGGTTCGGTTGTACGGGTCGGACCCGGGGATCATTAAGGCATTCGCGAACACCGGGATTGGGATAATGATCGGAGCATCCAACGGAGACATCCCGGGTATGGCTTCGGATCCCAACTTTGCGAAGAACTGGATCAACGCTTATGTGGTTCCGTTCTACCCCGCCAGCAACATCATTCTCATCAACGTCGGCAACGAGGTGATGTCGTACAACGACCGGAATCTGATGACGCAGCTGCTGCCGGCGATGCAGAATCTCCAGAATGCCCTTGATTCCGCCGATTTGGGCGGGAAAATCAAGGTTTCAACTGTCCATTCCATGGCCGTGTTGCGGCAGTCTGATCCTCCCTCGTCCGGGAGCTTTGATCCTAGTATTGGGGATCTGTTGAAGGGATTGTTGGAGTTCAATAATGCGACGGGCTCGCCTTTTGCGATTAACCCTTACCCGTATTTCGCGTACCGGAGCGATCCCAGGCCCGAGACTCTGGCCTTCTGCTTGTTCCAGCCTAACTCGGGCCGAGTTGATTCGGGCTCCAAGATTAAGTATACTAACATGTTTGATGCTCAG GTGGATGCTATTAGATCTGCATTAGATGCAATGGGATTCAAGGGTGTCGAGATTGTGGTTGCTGAGACGGGGTGGCCTTACAAGGGAGACAACGATGAGGTCGGCCCCAGCATCGAGAACGCCAAGGCTTACAATGGGAATTTGATTGCACATCTGAGGTCGATGGTGGGAACTCCCTTGATGCCGGGAAAATCTGTTGATACTTATCTTTTCGCACTGTATGATGAGGACCAGAAGCCGGGACCGACTTCTGAGAGATCGTTCGGGCTCTTTAAGCCTGATCTAACCATGGTTTATGATGTTGGACTGTCTAAGACTGGCAACCAG AACACTTCGTCAACACCAAAAGCATCAGTGAAACCGGCCCCAAAGTCCAAGAAGGACGCTTGGTGTGTGCCAAAGGCAGGTGTGTCAGACGCCCAACTACAAGAGAATTTGGATTACGCTTGCGGCCAAGGCATCGACTGTAGCGCAATCCAACCAGGAGGAGCTTGTTTCGAGCCAATGACTGTAGCTTCTCACGCGACTTATGCTATGAATCTCCTGTATCAAACATCCGGCAAGAATCCATGGGACTGCGACTTCTCGCAGACGGCCACCCTAACGTCCACAAATCCCA GTTATGATAAGTGCAGTTATCCTGGTGGAAGCAGCTGA
- the LOC105166151 gene encoding glucose-6-phosphate isomerase, cytosolic, which produces MASSALICETEPWKDLKVHVDDIKKTHLRELMCDTKRCQSMMVEFDGILLDYSRQCATLDTLNKLKNLAEAAHLKEKINRMFNGERINSTENRSVLHVALRAPRDSVINSDGKNVVPDVWQVLDKIKDFSERVRSGAWVGATGKALKDVIAIGIGGSFLGPLFVHTALQTDNEAAEFAKGRQLRFLANVDPIDVARNIAGLNPETTLVVVVSKTFTTAETMLNARTLREWISAALGPQAVAKHMVAVSTNLTLVEKFGIDPNNAFAFWDWVGGRYSVCSAVGVLPLSLQYGFAVVEKFLRGASSIDQHFHSAPFEKNLPVLLGLLSVWNVSFLGYPARAILPYSQALEKFAPHIQQVSMESNGKGVSIDGVPLPYETGEIDFGEPGTNGQHSFYQLIHQGRVIPCDFIGVVKSQQPVYLKGELVSNHDELMSNFFAQPDALAYGKTPEQLLKENIPEHLITHKTFSGNRPSLSILLPSLNAYNVGQLLAIYEHRVAVEGFVWGINSFDQWGVELGKSLATQVRKQLHASRKKGEAVEGFNFSTTTVLKRYLEASADVPKEDCTILPKM; this is translated from the exons ATGGCATCGTCTGCTCTGATCTGCGAAACTGAGCCATGGAAGGATTTGAAG GTCCATGTAGATGACATTAAGAAGACTCATTTGCGTGAATTGATGTGTGACACTAAGCGCTGCCAGTCCATGATGGT TGAGTTCGATGGGATATTGTTGGATTATTCGAGGCAATGTGCCACTCTTGATACCTTGAATAAGCTCAAAAATTTAGCAGAG GCAGCACATctgaaagaaaagattaaCCGGATGTTCAATGGAGAGCGC ATAAACAGCACAGAGAACAGATCTGTCCTTCATGTAGCACTTCGTGCTCCAAGGGATTCAGTCATAAATAGTGATGGGAAGAATGTGGTCCCAGATGTTTGGCAAGTTCTTGATAAGATCAAGGATTTCTCTGAGAGGGTCCGCAGTGGTGCCTGG GTAGGAGCCACTGGGAAAGCGTTGAAAGATGTCATTGCAATTGGAATTGGAGGCAGTTTCCTAGGTCCTCTTTTTGTCCATACAGCACTGCAAACAG ACAATGAAGCTGCTGAATTTGCAAAAGGTCGCCAGTTGCGTTT CCTTGCAAATGTTGACCCAATTGATGTTGCAAGAAACATTGCAGGGTTGAATCCTGAAACCACTTTAG TTGTTGTGGTATCAAAAACTTTCACAACAGCTGAGACCATGCTGAACGCCCGGACTTTGAGAGAGTGGATCTCGGCTGCCTTGGG GCCTCAAGCAGTGGCAAAGCACATGGTTGCTGTCAGCACTAACCTCACG CTTGTGGAAAAGTTTGGCATTGATCCAAATAATGCTTTTGCATTCTGGGATTGGGTAGGAGGACGCTATAGCG TTTGCAGTGCTGTTGGAGTATTGCCACTTTCTCTGCAATATGGTTTTGCAGTTGTTGAAAA GTTCCTAAGGGGAGCTTCAAGTATCGATCAGCATTTCCATTCAGCGccttttgagaaaaatttaccT GTGCTATTAGGCCTGTTGAGTGTTTGGAATGTTTCATTCCTTGGATATCCAGCTAGA GCAATTTTACCTTATTCTCAAGCACTGGAAAAATTTGCACCACATATTCAGCAG GTTAGCATGGAGAGTAATGGGAAAGGGGTTTCAATTGATGGCGTGCCTCTTCCATATGAGACTGGTGAAATTGACTTTGGTGAACCAGGAACAAATGGACAACACAGCTTTTACCAATTAATTCACCAG GGTCGTGTTATtccatgtgattttattggtGTGGTAAAGAGTCAGCAGCCTGTTTACCTGAAAG GTGAATTAGTAAGCAACCATGATGAGCTCATGTCAAACTTCTTTGCCCAGCCAGATGCACTTGCCTATGGGAAG ACTCCAGAACAGTTGTTAAAAGAGAATATTCCTGAACATCTTATTACTCACAAG ACTTTCTCTGGCAATCGTCCATCTCTTAGCATTCTACTTCCTTCACTGAATGCTTACAATGTCGGACAG TTACTGGCGATTTACGAACACAGGGTTGCCGTTGAAGGATTTGTATGGGGTATCAATTCTTTTGACCAATGGGGGGTAGAATTGGGAAAG TCACTGGCTACTCAAGTCAGAAAGCAACTCCATGCATCCCGTAAGAAAGGTGAAGCAGTGGAAGGGTTCAATTTCAGTACTACCACAGTCTTAAAAAGATATCTAGAG GCAAGCGCAGACGTTCCTAAGGAGGATTGCACAATTTTGCCAAAGATGTAA
- the LOC105166295 gene encoding E3 ubiquitin-protein ligase RING1-like: MVSSVADLPPPLSFVCIIAVLIVYVICCYMVMDFLSQDEEDLTPFDQDSPQTPDHTSYSHFSVEELQEITCLYHGARASCSVCAICLENLQQAEVCRVLPACRHEFHAQCIDPWLSKRLNCPICRAPCRFRQSFRR; the protein is encoded by the coding sequence ATGGTCTCTTCAGTAGCTGATTTACCTCCCCCTCTCTCCTTCGTCTGCATAATCGCCGTCCTCATTGTATACGTCATATGCTGCTACATGGTCATGGATTTCCTAAGTCAAGATGAAGAAGACCTCACACCTTTTGATCAAGATTCACCACAAACACCTGATCACACCTCGTACTCCCATTTCTCCGTTGAGGAGCTACAAGAGATCACTTGTTTGTACCACGGAGCAAGGGCAAGCTGCTCCGTCTGTGCCATCTGCCTGGAGAATCTACAGCAGGCCGAGGTCTGCAGAGTCCTGCCGGCTTGTCGCCATGAGTTTCATGCGCAGTGCATCGACCCTTGGCTGTCCAAGAGGCTCAACTGCCCCATTTGTCGGGCACCGTGTAGGTTTAGGCAAAGTTTTCGTCGTTGA